A stretch of the Nicotiana tabacum cultivar K326 chromosome 6, ASM71507v2, whole genome shotgun sequence genome encodes the following:
- the LOC142181675 gene encoding putative F-box/LRR-repeat protein At3g18150, with amino-acid sequence MARANVNGSKQIRTKFTQYQKKEMLEFSERVGCKLQKRDEELISDFCSKIRVKNGFLSIKESTKMSILSKIWLQAWSTLPNLKFIGNYSIDRKIIDAILERYRDNKIPIDKFEFSYCLEYGSRELPFFTILATKSLRELVLADCDLASILLSSGVANCHSLRKLSLSCVTLDENMLQNLLNSCPLLVALVLEYCPGLKKIELLNLRKIKNRSLEVLYIRDCEGIREIDAPNLVSLDYNGDQAPELKIAKEPI; translated from the exons ATGGCGAGGGCTAACGTAAATGGAAGCAAGCAAATCAGGACTAAATTTACTCAATATCAAAAGAAAGAAATGTTGGAATTCTCCGAAAGAGTTGGGTGTAAATTGCAGAAGCGAGATGAAGAGCTGATTAGCGATTTTTGCAGCAAAATCAGAGTTAAAAACGGCTTCTTAAG CATTAAAGAATCAACTAAGATGAGTATTCTCTCCAAAATATGGCTACAAGCTTGGTCGACTCTTCCTAACTTAAAGTTCATAGGTAATTATTCCATAGACCGGAAAATAATTGACGCAATCCTAGAGAGATACAGGGACAACAAAATCCCTATTGATAAGTTTGAATTTTCATATTGTTTAGAATATGGTTCTCGTGAG TTACCTTTTTTCACAATCTTGGCAACAAAATCTTTACGAGAATTGGTTCTAGCCGATTGTGATCTGGCGTCTATTTTATTATCTAGTGGTGTGGCGAATTGTCATTCTTTGAGAAAGCTTTCTCTGTCTTGTGTAACTTTAGACGAAAACATGCTTCAGAATCTACTTAATAGTTGTCCTTTGCTCGTTGCTTTAGTACTTGAGTATTGTCCGGGGTTGAAAAAGATTGAGTTGTTGAATCTTCGAAAGATCAA AAATAGATCCCTCGAGGTCTTGTATATTCGGGATTGTGAGGGCATAAGGGAAATTGATGCTCCAAATTTGGTATCACTAGATTATAATGGAGATCAAGCTCCTGAGCTGAAAATTGCAAAAGAGCCAATATAG